The following proteins are encoded in a genomic region of Oceanisphaera profunda:
- a CDS encoding BCCT family transporter yields the protein MSNKTEAELAMDTHSTNNTPQKTTFFTGLDLPVFLLSGGALMLFVIMALYDIQLVSSWVDNAFAVSTKLFGAYWQVLLLLTFLIAIAMAVGKGGNVRLGGLAVPEMSTFQWMSIIMCTLLAGGGVFWAAAEPLAHFLSPPPLYADETDGMNKAINALAQSFMHWGFLAWAILGSLTGIVFTHLHYDKGLPLKPRTLLYPVFGDWVMKSWLGTLVDACCVLAVVAGTVGPIGFLGLQISFGLEKLFGIPDTYMTQVMILVGLIAIYTLSAVSGVNRGIKILSNLNVVLAAFLMLFILLFGPTAFIIDAYIGAFGVYISDFFPMATFRADPAWLDWWTVFFWGWFLGYGPLMAMFVARISRGRTVRQVILLIAIVAPIITCFWFTIMGGSGIAFELANPGSVSEAFSGFNLPAALLAITEQLPLGTIISVLFLILTTIFVATTGDSMTYAVSMVMTGTDHPHSGVRVFWGVMMGVVAAILISIGSGGISALQSFIVVTAVPVSFVLLPTLWTAPKIIKQMAIEQNL from the coding sequence ATGAGCAATAAAACAGAGGCGGAACTGGCCATGGATACCCATTCAACAAATAATACCCCCCAAAAAACCACTTTTTTTACCGGACTGGACTTACCGGTCTTTCTGCTCAGTGGCGGCGCCCTTATGCTGTTCGTCATCATGGCGCTCTACGACATTCAATTGGTATCGAGCTGGGTAGACAATGCCTTTGCCGTATCAACCAAACTGTTTGGCGCTTACTGGCAGGTATTACTGTTACTGACCTTTTTAATCGCGATAGCCATGGCAGTAGGCAAAGGCGGCAACGTGCGCCTAGGCGGATTAGCGGTGCCGGAGATGTCTACTTTTCAGTGGATGTCGATCATCATGTGTACCTTGCTGGCTGGCGGCGGTGTGTTTTGGGCCGCAGCAGAGCCACTGGCGCACTTTCTTTCTCCTCCCCCTTTGTATGCCGATGAAACCGATGGCATGAACAAGGCCATTAACGCGCTGGCACAAAGCTTTATGCACTGGGGATTTTTAGCCTGGGCTATTCTGGGCAGCTTAACCGGCATCGTCTTTACCCACTTACATTACGACAAAGGCTTGCCGCTTAAACCTCGCACCTTGTTATATCCGGTGTTTGGTGACTGGGTCATGAAAAGCTGGCTAGGCACCTTGGTCGATGCTTGCTGCGTATTAGCGGTAGTGGCGGGCACCGTAGGCCCCATCGGCTTCTTAGGCTTACAAATCAGCTTTGGCCTAGAAAAACTGTTTGGCATTCCCGATACCTATATGACTCAGGTGATGATCCTCGTCGGTTTGATTGCCATCTATACCTTATCTGCGGTGAGTGGCGTGAATCGCGGCATTAAGATACTCAGTAATTTAAACGTGGTGCTGGCCGCATTTTTAATGCTGTTTATTCTATTGTTTGGCCCTACAGCCTTTATCATTGATGCCTATATCGGTGCCTTTGGTGTGTATATCAGTGATTTCTTCCCGATGGCGACCTTTAGGGCCGATCCTGCCTGGTTAGATTGGTGGACGGTATTCTTCTGGGGTTGGTTTTTAGGCTATGGCCCGTTAATGGCGATGTTTGTGGCGCGTATTTCACGGGGGCGCACCGTGCGTCAGGTGATTTTATTAATCGCCATCGTCGCGCCTATCATCACCTGCTTCTGGTTCACCATCATGGGCGGCAGTGGTATTGCGTTCGAGTTAGCCAATCCGGGCAGTGTGTCTGAAGCCTTCTCGGGGTTTAACTTACCCGCCGCATTACTGGCCATCACCGAACAGCTGCCACTGGGCACCATCATCTCGGTGTTGTTTTTAATCCTCACAACCATCTTTGTTGCCACCACCGGTGACTCCATGACCTATGCGGTATCCATGGTTATGACCGGAACGGATCACCCTCATTCAGGAGTACGAGTGTTCTGGGGCGTGATGATGGGGGTAGTGGCGGCTATTTTAATTTCCATTGGCTCCGGAGGAATATCAGCGCTGCAATCCTTTATTGTGGTCACCGCAGTACCTGTCTCTTTTGTGTTGCTGCCCACGCTATGGACGGCACCGAAGATCATTAAGCAAATGGCGATTGAACAAAACTTGTAA
- a CDS encoding LysR family transcriptional regulator, whose product MLPEFKIAQLRHFVWVAELKGFHLAAEKAHRTQPAISLSIRDLENKLSEALFEKHNSRAAKTELTPFGQHFLPKAKELLAHHDRIAEDMTLLAEHKTGHLRLASVPSIACRFLPELLLNFIGSNDLHVSVFDDNSDAVLKMVENQQVDFGIASLFDEQRESEKHFTPVWEDRLGVVCPSDHPLASHSELHWQALREYRLISNGTSRLLEGSEAESLLAHSQYYISNMMSLVAMLEAGFGVTTLPWYAFPKDNTKLTFIPLHTPVITRRIGIIRLNNKSLTPPAQALVDFILASQD is encoded by the coding sequence GTGCTGCCAGAATTCAAGATTGCTCAACTGCGTCACTTTGTTTGGGTAGCCGAGCTAAAAGGCTTTCATTTAGCGGCAGAAAAGGCGCATCGCACCCAGCCTGCTATTTCGTTGTCGATTCGTGACTTAGAAAATAAGTTAAGCGAAGCCTTGTTTGAAAAGCATAATAGTCGTGCCGCTAAAACTGAGCTGACGCCGTTTGGACAACATTTTTTGCCAAAGGCAAAAGAGTTGCTCGCCCATCACGATCGCATTGCCGAAGACATGACCTTGCTGGCCGAGCATAAAACCGGACATTTGCGCTTGGCGTCTGTGCCCTCCATTGCCTGTCGATTTTTGCCTGAATTGTTGCTTAATTTCATCGGTAGCAACGATTTGCACGTGAGTGTGTTTGACGATAACTCGGATGCAGTGTTGAAAATGGTCGAAAACCAGCAGGTGGATTTTGGTATTGCCAGCCTGTTTGATGAGCAAAGAGAAAGTGAAAAGCATTTTACGCCGGTGTGGGAAGACAGATTAGGGGTGGTGTGCCCTAGCGATCACCCGTTGGCCAGCCACAGCGAGTTACATTGGCAGGCATTGCGGGAATATCGGTTAATCAGTAATGGTACTTCTCGATTGCTTGAGGGCAGTGAGGCCGAGTCGCTATTGGCGCATTCTCAGTATTATATCTCTAATATGATGTCGTTGGTGGCCATGCTAGAGGCGGGCTTTGGCGTCACCACGCTGCCTTGGTATGCCTTTCCCAAAGATAATACCAAGCTCACTTTTATTCCGTTGCACACGCCGGTGATCACGCGGCGCATCGGTATAATTCGGCTGAATAATAAGTCGTTAACCCCGCCCGCCCAGGCGCTGGTCGATTTTATTCTGGCCAGCCAAGACTGA
- a CDS encoding sulfite exporter TauE/SafE family protein has product MLYSSLELLALLIVTISIIVQAWVGIGFGLLAAPLLYLIDPAYVPGPVLMLGWLLSVVVVFKQRHSLNFRRILPAIVARLPGSWCGALLLVSIASWQLSLFFGSALLLAVWLSLRRYSLPLNGVSLTVAGFLSGVLGTATSVGGPPIALLYQHEARLTARNEIAAFFLVGTPLSLLMLWWQGGASVLGFSLIVKMLPGVIIGFWLSRHLERVVSVESARPAILLVSAISAIVVLIQGILGGLAA; this is encoded by the coding sequence GTGCTGTATTCATCATTAGAATTGCTGGCGCTATTAATCGTCACCATTAGCATCATAGTGCAGGCCTGGGTGGGCATTGGTTTTGGCCTGTTGGCCGCGCCCTTGTTGTACTTGATTGATCCCGCCTATGTGCCAGGACCTGTGTTGATGTTGGGGTGGTTATTATCTGTGGTGGTGGTGTTTAAACAGCGCCACAGTCTTAATTTTCGCCGCATATTGCCGGCAATTGTGGCGCGCCTGCCGGGCTCTTGGTGCGGGGCGCTGTTATTGGTGAGCATAGCGTCGTGGCAGCTCAGCCTATTTTTTGGTTCGGCTTTATTATTGGCGGTGTGGTTGAGTCTGCGTCGTTATTCGCTGCCGCTCAATGGTGTAAGTTTAACGGTGGCGGGCTTTTTATCCGGCGTGTTAGGCACGGCTACGTCTGTGGGCGGCCCGCCGATTGCGCTCTTGTATCAACATGAAGCGCGGCTTACGGCGCGTAACGAAATTGCCGCTTTCTTTTTAGTCGGCACGCCTCTTTCACTGCTGATGCTGTGGTGGCAAGGAGGGGCGAGCGTGCTGGGCTTCTCCTTGATTGTAAAAATGCTGCCGGGGGTTATCATCGGTTTTTGGTTATCCCGCCATTTGGAGCGAGTGGTGAGCGTGGAAAGTGCCAGACCCGCCATTTTATTGGTGTCTGCTATTTCTGCCATCGTGGTCTTGATACAAGGCATCTTGGGTGGCTTGGCGGCTTAA
- a CDS encoding dipeptidase: protein MSRTLHNDMIVIDGLQYSNWSREIFEQLHQGGVTMVHATIVYHEQIRETLMRVAEWNRQFELHGDLIMPVRSSDDIRRAKAEGKVGIMFGAQNCSPIEDDIGMVEVMRDLNLMIMQLTYNNQSLLACGCYEAVDSGVTRFGRQVIKEMNRVGMVIDMSHSAERSTLEAIEISERPIVISHANPLSFHDAKRNKSDTVLKALAESGGLLGFSAYPFHLKNGPDCTLDEYCDMIARTADLMGVDRLGIGTDLCQNQPLSVLEWMRNGRWSKAMDYGEGSKANADWPRPLSWFRDSRDFPNLTKGLLARGFSQQDTAKIMGQNWLTFLDTALQPQTAAQ from the coding sequence ATGAGCCGAACATTACATAACGACATGATAGTGATTGACGGGTTGCAGTATTCCAACTGGAGCCGAGAAATCTTCGAGCAACTGCACCAAGGCGGCGTGACCATGGTGCACGCCACCATCGTCTATCACGAACAGATCCGCGAAACCCTGATGCGCGTTGCCGAGTGGAACCGTCAGTTTGAACTACACGGCGACCTTATTATGCCGGTGCGCAGCAGTGATGATATTCGCCGCGCCAAGGCCGAAGGCAAAGTCGGCATTATGTTTGGGGCGCAAAACTGCTCCCCGATAGAAGACGATATTGGCATGGTGGAGGTCATGCGTGATCTCAATCTGATGATCATGCAGCTCACCTACAATAACCAGAGCTTACTGGCCTGCGGTTGCTACGAAGCGGTAGATAGCGGCGTCACGCGCTTTGGTCGCCAAGTGATCAAAGAAATGAATCGGGTGGGCATGGTTATCGACATGAGCCACAGCGCCGAGCGCAGCACGTTAGAGGCTATCGAAATTTCTGAGCGCCCTATCGTTATCTCGCACGCTAACCCGTTAAGCTTTCACGATGCTAAGCGCAACAAGTCAGATACTGTGCTGAAAGCACTGGCCGAATCCGGTGGTTTGTTAGGCTTTAGCGCCTATCCTTTCCACCTGAAAAATGGCCCCGATTGCACGCTGGACGAATACTGCGACATGATTGCCCGCACTGCAGATCTCATGGGCGTAGACCGCTTGGGCATCGGCACCGATTTATGCCAAAACCAGCCGCTGTCGGTGCTGGAATGGATGCGCAATGGTCGCTGGTCTAAGGCCATGGATTATGGCGAAGGCTCTAAGGCTAATGCCGATTGGCCACGACCATTATCTTGGTTTCGTGACAGCCGCGACTTCCCCAACCTCACCAAGGGCTTGTTAGCCCGAGGCTTTAGCCAACAAGACACGGCAAAAATAATGGGCCAAAACTGGCTGACCTTCCTAGATACCGCCCTGCAGCCACAAACTGCTGCTCAATAA
- a CDS encoding AAA family ATPase, producing the protein MSALNPIPEFLRKKSRPKHTSEPCYAPLPMLWALRLLLLGGGVKIGLSKRRHDLDDFLQTLAPEQEASELTPTEVMSLLSAALGKLESTRIDIPAPLDTNLQQLGVSLGLNELQQEIVAFLVLIEQDNVLSQAMGLFYSNTVGTQQLVNLLAIALVQPRRQVSLALAASSPLLSCGLVEIAYHGQGLALMTGLEDVLLYEQDGPLSLLQAFSNHNLPTLLTLDDFAHLQPFIDQLTRYLSRNIQRPHSGMNILLYGAPGTGKTELTRALAAHLGCVLHEVKFANLQGEALNGRERFARYQLCQQVLRTNANSLVLFDEVEDVFNERISQGQKAWVNRLLEDNPRPAFWLTNDISELDAAFIRRFDLVLAMPELTAEARLNIAKRLLNKLNVSEPWLQQLAKQPHLQPAHLARAAKVVQKLGYRKAEKVEAAMEDLLANLYQALGFHWQRLSQPKIQSLFNPALCASDTALAPMIKGLARSGMGRLCLYGPPGTGKTALARHLAVTLDKPLLAKKASDLLDAFVGGTEKNLAAAFDEATESGAILLIDEADSLLATRAGAVRNWEVSQVNELLVQMEQYNGILVMATNFMSHLDAAALRRFDFKIRFNYFSPEQAWMYFNTQLGLAVGTDFYEQEVAHLYSALCKLSQLTPGDFAAVARRHQVMGEKISPESLLAGLQQEHSLKTADQSKPIGFMANQ; encoded by the coding sequence ATGTCTGCACTCAACCCGATTCCTGAATTTTTGCGTAAGAAAAGCCGGCCCAAGCACACCTCCGAGCCCTGCTATGCGCCGCTGCCCATGCTATGGGCGCTGCGTCTGTTGCTGCTCGGCGGGGGCGTAAAAATAGGCTTAAGCAAACGCCGCCATGACTTAGATGACTTTTTACAAACGCTGGCCCCCGAACAAGAGGCAAGTGAGCTCACTCCCACTGAGGTAATGTCGTTGTTAAGCGCCGCCTTGGGCAAGCTAGAGAGCACCCGCATTGATATTCCGGCGCCGCTCGACACTAACTTGCAGCAACTGGGCGTCAGCCTTGGCCTCAACGAGTTGCAGCAAGAAATAGTGGCATTTTTAGTCTTGATAGAACAAGACAATGTGCTCAGCCAAGCCATGGGCTTATTTTATTCCAATACGGTGGGTACCCAGCAATTGGTGAACCTATTAGCCATCGCATTAGTACAACCCCGCCGCCAAGTGAGCTTAGCGCTGGCCGCCAGCAGCCCCCTGCTCAGCTGTGGTTTAGTGGAAATCGCCTACCACGGCCAAGGTCTGGCACTAATGACCGGCTTAGAGGACGTACTGCTTTATGAGCAAGACGGACCTTTAAGCTTATTGCAGGCATTTTCTAACCACAATCTGCCCACCTTATTAACCCTCGACGACTTTGCACATTTACAGCCCTTTATTGACCAACTCACCCGCTACTTATCCCGCAATATTCAAAGACCGCACAGCGGCATGAACATATTGCTTTATGGCGCACCGGGCACCGGTAAAACCGAGCTAACGCGCGCGTTGGCGGCGCATTTAGGTTGCGTGTTACATGAAGTGAAATTTGCCAATCTGCAAGGTGAAGCGCTAAACGGCCGTGAGCGTTTCGCTCGCTACCAGCTCTGCCAACAAGTGCTGCGCACCAATGCGAATAGCCTAGTGCTGTTTGATGAAGTAGAGGATGTATTTAATGAGCGCATCAGCCAAGGCCAAAAGGCTTGGGTGAATCGACTACTCGAAGACAACCCCCGCCCCGCGTTTTGGCTAACCAATGATATTTCCGAGTTAGACGCTGCCTTTATTCGCCGTTTTGATTTGGTATTAGCCATGCCGGAGCTTACTGCCGAAGCGAGACTTAATATCGCCAAGCGCTTACTCAATAAACTCAATGTCAGCGAGCCTTGGTTACAACAACTGGCCAAGCAGCCCCATTTACAACCGGCTCACTTAGCGCGAGCCGCTAAAGTGGTGCAAAAACTGGGTTATCGCAAAGCAGAAAAAGTAGAGGCGGCCATGGAAGACTTATTAGCAAACTTATACCAAGCCTTGGGTTTTCATTGGCAGCGTTTAAGTCAGCCAAAAATACAGTCGTTATTTAATCCCGCGCTGTGTGCCAGTGATACGGCATTAGCGCCCATGATCAAGGGCTTAGCGCGCAGTGGCATGGGCCGTTTGTGCCTATATGGCCCACCGGGTACGGGTAAAACCGCCTTGGCTCGTCATTTGGCCGTGACTCTAGATAAACCGCTGCTTGCCAAAAAAGCCTCCGACTTATTAGATGCCTTTGTCGGCGGTACCGAGAAAAATCTGGCGGCTGCCTTTGATGAGGCCACCGAGAGCGGCGCTATTTTGTTAATCGACGAAGCAGACAGTTTATTGGCCACGCGTGCCGGTGCGGTGCGTAATTGGGAAGTAAGCCAAGTGAATGAGTTATTGGTTCAAATGGAGCAATATAACGGTATTCTGGTGATGGCTACTAACTTTATGAGCCATTTAGACGCGGCCGCCTTACGGCGCTTTGATTTTAAAATTCGTTTTAATTACTTTAGTCCTGAGCAAGCATGGATGTATTTTAATACCCAGCTTGGACTGGCGGTAGGAACTGATTTTTATGAGCAAGAAGTGGCACATTTATATTCGGCATTATGCAAACTCAGTCAATTAACGCCCGGGGATTTTGCCGCCGTAGCCCGACGCCATCAAGTGATGGGTGAGAAGATCAGCCCAGAGAGCTTACTGGCAGGCTTGCAGCAAGAGCACAGCCTAAAAACCGCCGACCAAAGTAAGCCCATTGGCTTTATGGCCAATCAGTAA
- a CDS encoding RidA family protein — MKTAVKTDLFASKAPLEWAVMANGQFYTAQIPIDAEGKVVAGGIEAQARQTMDNFKHTIEAAGLTMAHVTQVLIYVTAREQLPIFNKVYAEYFDAPYPNRAAMIVVGLAREEMLCEIVAYAAQG, encoded by the coding sequence ATGAAAACAGCCGTGAAAACCGATCTGTTCGCCTCTAAGGCGCCGCTAGAATGGGCAGTGATGGCCAATGGTCAGTTTTATACCGCACAAATTCCCATTGATGCCGAAGGTAAGGTGGTTGCCGGCGGCATTGAAGCCCAAGCCCGCCAAACCATGGACAACTTTAAACACACCATAGAAGCGGCGGGCTTAACCATGGCGCACGTCACTCAGGTGCTGATCTACGTCACCGCCCGCGAGCAACTGCCGATATTCAACAAGGTGTATGCGGAATACTTTGACGCCCCCTACCCCAACCGTGCCGCCATGATAGTGGTGGGATTGGCCCGAGAAGAAATGCTCTGCGAGATCGTGGCTTACGCCGCACAAGGCTAG
- a CDS encoding DUF3726 domain-containing protein: MQVSMNELKAALRRCFEASGYFVGNYEDAANMVLWLEKHGLNGLAELKRALPYIGLDFDKPLSTVVYEDSTSAIIDSNGRSALNCIASSIDLAHAKALESGIATITVHNCHNRMFALKALTDCGRRGISVTAYWQNGSKTVKEYAAGIKAGERYPSFSEATTSLVTNPDETQALTIVCSSRVDLSASLQSSKGNRNALYMSPEQLADNKEYIIDHGIEIDDALWNDINRLGAGILVENSERSRQGAGSV, from the coding sequence ATGCAAGTGTCAATGAACGAACTAAAAGCGGCGTTGCGCCGTTGTTTTGAGGCTTCAGGCTACTTTGTGGGTAACTATGAAGATGCAGCTAATATGGTGTTATGGCTAGAAAAACACGGCCTTAACGGCCTGGCAGAGCTAAAGCGCGCCTTGCCTTATATTGGTCTGGATTTTGATAAGCCGCTCAGTACTGTGGTGTATGAAGACAGTACTTCAGCCATTATCGACAGCAATGGCCGTAGCGCGCTTAACTGCATTGCCTCCTCGATTGATTTGGCGCACGCCAAAGCCTTAGAAAGCGGTATTGCCACTATTACCGTGCATAACTGCCATAACCGTATGTTTGCGCTTAAGGCGCTTACCGACTGCGGGAGACGGGGCATTAGTGTGACCGCCTATTGGCAAAACGGCAGCAAGACGGTGAAAGAATATGCGGCGGGGATTAAAGCAGGAGAGCGCTATCCCAGTTTCAGTGAGGCGACGACCAGCTTGGTGACTAATCCGGATGAGACTCAGGCGCTCACCATAGTGTGCAGCTCGCGAGTGGACTTATCTGCATCGTTACAGAGCTCTAAGGGTAACCGAAACGCGCTTTATATGAGCCCCGAGCAATTGGCCGATAACAAGGAGTACATTATCGACCACGGCATCGAAATTGATGATGCGTTATGGAATGATATTAATCGCCTAGGTGCCGGTATCTTAGTCGAAAACAGTGAACGCTCTCGCCAAGGGGCGGGCAGTGTATAG
- the recA gene encoding recombinase RecA: MDPNKEKALAAALGQIEKQFGKGSIMRLGDNKALNIDSVSTGSLSLDIALGIGGLPMGRVVEIYGPESSGKTTLTLQVIAEAQREGKVCAFVDAEHALDPLYAAKLGVNVDELLISQPDTGEQALEICDMLVRSGAVDVIIIDSVAALTPRAEIEGEMGDSHVGLQARLMSQALRKLTGNIKAANCLVIFINQIRMKIGVMFGSPETTSGGNALKFYASVRLDIRRIGAVKEGDEIVGNETRVKVVKNKVAPPFRQAEFQIIYGEGISKQGELIELGVKHKFVDKAGAWYSYQGEKIGQGKANSIKYLLEHKHISDEIEKKLRDLLLLKAGEEKVKVEDAPGALGNKLPEGEKEDF, translated from the coding sequence ATGGATCCAAATAAAGAAAAAGCCTTAGCCGCAGCCCTTGGTCAAATTGAAAAGCAATTTGGTAAAGGCTCCATTATGCGCTTGGGTGACAACAAAGCGTTGAACATAGACTCAGTGTCTACAGGTTCTTTATCACTTGATATCGCGCTGGGTATTGGCGGCTTGCCCATGGGGCGAGTGGTTGAAATTTACGGACCAGAATCCTCCGGTAAAACCACGCTAACTTTGCAAGTGATTGCCGAAGCACAGCGTGAAGGCAAAGTGTGTGCTTTCGTGGATGCTGAGCATGCGCTAGACCCGCTCTATGCGGCTAAGCTGGGTGTTAACGTGGATGAGTTACTTATTTCTCAGCCCGATACCGGCGAGCAAGCATTAGAAATCTGTGACATGTTAGTGCGCTCCGGTGCAGTTGACGTGATCATTATTGACTCGGTGGCAGCACTCACACCGCGTGCCGAAATTGAAGGCGAAATGGGTGACTCACACGTAGGCCTGCAAGCCCGTTTGATGTCTCAAGCGCTGCGTAAATTGACCGGTAACATTAAAGCGGCCAACTGCTTGGTGATTTTCATCAACCAAATTCGTATGAAAATTGGCGTGATGTTCGGTAGCCCAGAAACCACTTCTGGCGGTAACGCTTTGAAGTTCTATGCCTCAGTGCGCCTCGATATTCGTCGTATTGGTGCGGTGAAAGAGGGCGATGAAATAGTGGGTAACGAAACCCGCGTTAAAGTCGTGAAAAACAAAGTAGCGCCGCCCTTTAGACAAGCCGAGTTCCAGATTATTTACGGCGAAGGTATTTCTAAGCAAGGCGAGCTAATTGAGCTCGGCGTTAAGCACAAGTTTGTAGACAAAGCCGGTGCTTGGTACAGCTACCAAGGCGAGAAAATTGGCCAAGGTAAAGCCAACTCTATTAAGTACTTGTTAGAGCATAAGCACATCTCTGATGAGATTGAGAAAAAGCTGCGCGACTTGCTGCTGCTGAAAGCCGGCGAAGAAAAAGTGAAAGTAGAAGATGCGCCCGGCGCTTTAGGCAACAAATTGCCTGAAGGCGAAAAAGAAGACTTCTAA
- a CDS encoding aldehyde dehydrogenase family protein: protein MSNSVFRNYIAGEWVEGPSAIANISPSDLSDVIGHYAQADAAQAKAAIAAAVNGQLEWQKSGLEQRYAVLMAIGDELIARKDELGRLLAREEGKTLAEGAGEVYRSGQFFHYYAAEVLRQMGETADSVRPGVDIETRREPVGVVGIITPWNFPTATGAWKIAPALAFGNAVVWKPANQVPASAWALTEIISRQQLPAGTFNLVMGPGAEVGDVLIHSRDINALTFTGSLETGRKVAVATAGNLVKCQLEMGSKNALVVLDDADLDNAVECAVGGAYGGTGQKCTASSRLIVTEGIHDRFVAAVIERMKKLVVGNPLKEGVHIGAVADARQMESNLKYLELAKAEGGNLVYGGEVITAETEGYYMQPALFIDTTNDMTINREEAFAPIACVIKVKDYAEALATLNDTNFGLTGGICTESLKYATDFKRNAKTGCVMVNLPTAGTDYHVPFGGRKDSSFGPREQGTYAKEFYTVVKTTYIRA, encoded by the coding sequence ATGTCTAATTCAGTATTTCGTAACTACATCGCCGGTGAATGGGTTGAAGGCCCAAGTGCTATTGCTAACATCAGCCCGTCTGATCTGAGCGATGTTATCGGTCATTACGCCCAAGCCGATGCCGCTCAGGCCAAAGCCGCCATCGCTGCCGCCGTTAACGGCCAGTTAGAATGGCAGAAAAGTGGCCTAGAGCAGCGCTACGCCGTACTGATGGCCATTGGTGACGAGCTTATCGCCCGTAAAGACGAGCTGGGTAGACTGCTGGCCCGTGAAGAAGGCAAAACCTTAGCCGAAGGCGCCGGTGAAGTGTATCGCTCTGGTCAGTTCTTTCATTACTACGCCGCCGAAGTGCTGCGCCAAATGGGTGAAACCGCAGACTCAGTCCGCCCAGGTGTAGACATTGAAACCCGCCGCGAGCCCGTGGGCGTGGTGGGAATTATCACACCGTGGAACTTCCCGACTGCCACCGGCGCGTGGAAAATTGCCCCAGCACTGGCCTTCGGTAATGCGGTGGTGTGGAAACCCGCCAACCAAGTGCCTGCTTCCGCTTGGGCATTGACCGAGATTATCTCGCGCCAGCAGCTACCCGCCGGCACGTTCAACCTAGTAATGGGCCCTGGCGCCGAAGTGGGAGATGTGTTAATCCACTCTCGTGACATTAATGCCCTGACCTTTACCGGTTCACTGGAAACTGGCCGCAAGGTGGCCGTGGCCACGGCCGGTAACTTAGTAAAATGCCAGCTGGAAATGGGCAGTAAAAACGCATTAGTGGTATTGGACGATGCGGACTTAGATAACGCCGTTGAGTGTGCGGTAGGTGGTGCTTACGGCGGCACCGGTCAGAAATGTACTGCTTCTTCTCGCCTGATTGTTACCGAAGGCATTCACGACCGCTTTGTGGCCGCCGTGATTGAGCGCATGAAAAAGCTAGTAGTCGGTAATCCGCTAAAAGAAGGCGTACACATTGGTGCCGTAGCCGATGCCCGCCAAATGGAATCTAACCTGAAATACCTGGAGCTGGCCAAAGCTGAAGGCGGCAACTTGGTATACGGCGGCGAGGTGATCACCGCAGAAACCGAAGGCTACTACATGCAGCCAGCGCTGTTTATCGACACCACCAACGACATGACCATTAACCGCGAAGAAGCCTTTGCGCCCATTGCCTGTGTAATCAAGGTCAAAGACTACGCTGAAGCGCTGGCCACCTTAAATGACACCAACTTTGGCTTAACCGGCGGCATTTGCACCGAATCATTAAAGTATGCCACCGACTTTAAACGCAACGCCAAAACTGGCTGCGTGATGGTGAACTTGCCCACTGCAGGCACCGATTACCATGTGCCATTTGGCGGGCGTAAAGACTCTAGCTTCGGCCCTCGTGAACAGGGTACTTATGCCAAAGAGTTTTACACCGTCGTCAAAACCACCTACATCCGCGCTTAA
- a CDS encoding CinA family protein, protein MEQVQLDTLQLAQALGDALLARGLTITTAESCTGGGIAGAITDIAGSSAWFERGFVTYSNAAKTEMLGVDAKVIEHQGAVSKAVVIAMAKGACAQNGDNLGVAVSGVAGPGGGSPEKPVGTVWLACYLADEDKLYTRLLQLAGDRHAVRQQTVVAALQDCLALL, encoded by the coding sequence ATGGAGCAAGTACAGCTAGATACACTGCAGCTGGCGCAAGCATTAGGCGATGCCTTATTGGCGCGGGGTTTAACTATTACTACTGCTGAGTCTTGTACCGGTGGTGGTATTGCTGGTGCGATCACCGACATTGCCGGCAGCTCGGCGTGGTTTGAACGGGGTTTTGTTACCTATTCTAATGCCGCTAAAACTGAGATGCTGGGCGTGGATGCCAAAGTGATTGAGCACCAGGGCGCGGTCAGTAAGGCGGTGGTGATTGCCATGGCTAAAGGCGCTTGTGCGCAAAATGGTGACAATTTGGGCGTGGCGGTGAGTGGCGTGGCGGGCCCTGGCGGTGGTAGTCCAGAAAAGCCGGTCGGCACTGTATGGTTAGCTTGCTACTTAGCAGATGAAGATAAGCTATATACGCGCTTGTTGCAGTTGGCCGGTGACAGGCACGCGGTGCGCCAGCAAACCGTCGTAGCGGCATTGCAAGATTGTTTAGCACTGCTCTAG